agtagcgattgcacaattctagaacgtccgtactcttttgtctctttcgcacattgcttcgtccttgtcgtacggcgttctagagtacTCAGCCTAGCTTCTGTATTGTCAGTATACATTTGAAAGCCTAAAATGACTATTATATAAAGGTAACATtcttaactttaatataaccttcttttttgaagtcggttaataaaacaattattaagaaaataatttattaaaattgtctaattatttcaataattatttttactaattatgCCCAATAACAAAGATTTGAGTGTTAGGAAGACAattcaaagataaaatatcttatacaatACTTTCAgtactataaaaatgacagatttacCAACGTCCaacaataatttcaataatatacaaaaaagaaaatatctaaaaacaaattaataaaatttatgaatattaactCTTACACTAACGACATCTTTACGTAACACTGGTAAACTGGTCAACGCCATCTAGTGGCCGACTAAACTAGTCAAGTTTTGCAATTCCAAAGACAAAAGAATAATATGTCATCCCTAATTacagaattattataatgaagtaTTTATAATGCCCAACTGAAATGGGccttttattgaatataaacaATTCCAAGAACAGCTCACGATATATACTATACTGgtgaagataaatattttaaattttctaaatcttCCATGTTTTACGATTTGTCAATTGACGTCACAGGCATGACTGTGTcaataatgattataataattgtcagAATTCAATATCCCGAAAGCTAATCACAGATAAAAAATGTCGTATCATAAGAAATTAATGATTTCATCATAAAATACAGGGTTagagaattatttatgtttattttaacctttcaaataagtatttttaaataaaattattaatttcttatgtAAATTGTGCAATTTGTGAACAGatagatttattaatacatatatatgtaataggtaattttcatataaaactcAATTGAATTGCAATTATAGTTTAGGAATTTCaagttaattttcaattaaacttTAGTTTAATTTGTGCACTTAACATTCTCCTTTCACTGAGACTGAGTTGAGTTAAGTatctaagatttttttgtaaagatgAATTCACAATTGTAAAatcagtaataattaattcttcTTTGAAGTGCCCGTCCCCAGTTTTCACTGCATGAAACAGACACACTTCTGCACCTATATTTTCAATGTCATgttgaaaaattaatacattttgggTTGGTAGACACAGAAACTATCACCtacttaagttaaaaaataaatacaacagaTGCAGATGTGCCAACCACACTCCTGATACAATCTTAATATATCAACTACGTGCATCATATGTTCCTGCAGGGACTTTCACAACCAAACCGTCTAAATCTTTAGTTAAGGTGATCTGGCAGCCAAGTCTTGATGTATCTGTGAGACCATAGGCCAGATCGAGCATGTCACGTTCCTCATCACAAGCATCGTCTGGTAGCCTGATAAAGaagaataataatgtaaatttaattcaaaactttagttaaaattgcaataaaaataaattcaataatagaATAGAACATTATTGTGTCTATTGAAATccataaaacaaatgactgaTTTTGATGCAGAAAATcaaattacaaacaatttccttaatatttaaaaacaatctattaaaatttacatcaGAATtggaattattaaataaatgtacttgTCATAATCTTCTTGTTTGAGCACAACATGACACGTTGAGCAAGTGACAGTTCCCTCACATGCTCCATACCCATCAATATCAAGGTCATTGTTCACTACTACATCAAGTAGAGTGTCGCCAACTTTACCATCAGCCTCCAGACTCCGTCCATCAGGCATTACAAATGTTACTTTTATCCTGAAAATGGTTTAAGACAAAATACtttatgtactatttattGTACTTTAATGTAGGAgcatcataattttttaaattttaatataaatactgtttacttAAAATCAAGTAAAggtaaagtatatatattttaaatataaagctcTAGCATCTTGTTGCAAATTAGAAtgactaaaaattatttaaacatggAAATTATTTAAGGTATTGAAAgccaaattaatattaaatcacatcatatatatattataaaacaaagatgTGCTATTTTTCACATCTTTATTAAcatgtttcaaatattttaaattgaaataaccCCAATATTGCTCAGTCAATAACTAACAATTTTGAAGAGGTACTACTATAACTTATAGAAGTTAATAAGACAAGTAGTCCAGCAGGTTTCAGCTAgtagttttgtaaatttatattacttacacttattgttgtgttatataaatttagaacagCCTGCGTGCTGCCCACATAGAGTGGAAGAGAaacttgtaatataatatagggACTTGAGATTATTTATCTACTTACTTATCTTCTTGCAAGTGAGGTCGAGTCGTTGATAAAGGCACAATACTTCTGTAATTGCCTAAACTTAACAATTTACCGTTCGTCGAAACCACTTTCGACGTTGCGATAGTTCTTAATAAATgtctaaacattttaaaatgtttttcgcTATAAATTCACTTAGACACAACAAGATACCGTTAGCtacacattataaattataattatcaaatctcAAAATCGACTTGACCTTGAATTTATGaatcctatttttttttatattaaacatttggCGATTTTTACTTCTGATAACGTTGACATTGACAGATTACAGGTATGGCGTAAACAATGACACGTTTCTTAATGTATGACAGTCGTCGCAATGGTCCGTGGttcacttttaattttatgataatatttttcctttttatgtGTAGAatcgtaaatttaaaaaaaataaatacaagtacaataatatactaaattcgcaaaaaatacaattaagatTTTGACATTGCTATACGTTGACATAACCTGTGCATAATTAACACACCGTTTACTTAAAAACCCAgactgttatatataaataaatgtattttatgatcattatttgttatattcaaCTAGGCAGTATTCATCCGCTACTCGATTCTAGTACACTTTTAATAACAACCTTTTGAACAATGTTTAGTATTGTACTTAACTTTGAGTTTCTATGTAGTTTGCATTATGATATTCTAAAATtaagagatatttttttatttttttacttaaagttAGAAATATGAGATTTCAAACAAACAGCAGCCCTTGAGTTGTCACTCTACATCGCGTGTACGTTTCCGGCGTTTAAAAATAGGTACTACTAAATTGTTTTCATAGCCAATAGCTTTATCGGCTAggggaataaaaaaaatcataaaaatagatttattgtaaaaactcCTTAATAAAATGTTCGTGTTTGATAATCTGTGTGAATGTGACGTAAGTGCGTGCATTACAGAGGTCTTCGTTAGTCGGCGCAGTTGATACAATCCCTCGGAGATAAAACCGTTCAACTCCCATTTCCCAGTCGGGGAAGGCCAGTCCGCCGCCACTGTCTCCCTTGCAGAGAGTAGTTCCTGCAGGAGATCAGAGACTATAGAATAGACgtcaaaaataagtttatttatattatatactatctGTATGTAATTCAATGGTGGCATGTAGAAATTAACCtccttaataaaattactcttTGGTGATATGTATAGATTTTGTAATATAGCCATGAGGTATGGGCCATGGGGCAGAATTCAATCTCACGTGAGGAAAATTTGTTATGTTATCATAAGGAAAGCATTGATTACaaagaataatacaattagTGGGGCATGGGCCATGACATAGATCATAGAACACGAATATTATACCACAAACAAATCTTGCAATAGAAAATGACATcactttttattaagtaacatATTAGTGGGGCATGGGCCATGGGGcacaattacattaaataatagttacaGAAAATACAATACCGGAAAATAATAACCTCATCACTATTTTTGACAATTATGCATTTTTTGGGGAAAATTCAGTTAAAAACCATACACAGAACATACAATATGAGAAAAGCCCTATATCAATATGTATGGAGATTTAATGGGCCATAACTCACCATTAGTATATCCGGCACAGAATTTGTCACTGCTGATGTACTCTCTAAATCCAGGTGGAGATGCAGCTATGCATTTATTCAAATCCACGTAAGGCAACTGCACCACCTGGAGGGTTGGGGATGGCTTGCCGTTTTCACCTGTGAGGCCCCAGCCAGCGATCTGAAGgaataccaaaaatatttactaatttcaataaatcaagatatataaacaaaagtagTGTTAATTACTCGGAAGGATTTGGCAAACAATTTGTGGGGATAGGTTAGAACCACGAGACGGACATACTTTTTATCGTGGGACCTGACATTAAAAAACGTGATGTAATAAAAGTCAAAAATTTATCAATCAAAAGAATCAGTTCTTTTGTCTatggtataaaaaatacaactgacaaccaggccataaaattatataaaaaaaacacaactgACAGCTAAACATAATGTTCTATGGTTATAATCTATATCTATAATCTATGGTTGAGTATGAATGAAAATTTGACAATTACTTACCGTAagctaatttttaaaaataattttatggcctggtaatgAGACCTTTAAGCTAATACTAATATACAACGACCAAGACGATCGAATC
This DNA window, taken from Pieris brassicae chromosome 14, ilPieBrab1.1, whole genome shotgun sequence, encodes the following:
- the LOC123718206 gene encoding adrenodoxin: MFRHLLRTIATSKVVSTNGKLLSLGNYRSIVPLSTTRPHLQEDKIKVTFVMPDGRSLEADGKVGDTLLDVVVNNDLDIDGYGACEGTVTCSTCHVVLKQEDYDKLPDDACDEERDMLDLAYGLTDTSRLGCQITLTKDLDGLVVKVPAGTYDARS